One stretch of Rhipicephalus sanguineus isolate Rsan-2018 chromosome 10, BIME_Rsan_1.4, whole genome shotgun sequence DNA includes these proteins:
- the LOC119407252 gene encoding uncharacterized protein LOC119407252 isoform X3: MHRERAWLALSAAPVARCRCSGSVAALFPRDFTASRLCFPVSSALTLFVPLLCLSCLSLRGISAQAMSRQRSNSSEAMVKFLKDRVESNQGISLQKLTGHLSQLPSDLRTKYGCSVKSLKIFLQQFPKVFVIRNQSNVYVRTRSRRATTEEVTSLEGSMESFQTSASDRDDDDVTSLSNVVGTVYRIFNVYGFISVKYPIKTSVYFDVQAFENAEHSNLPSSGLQVNDTVVLDAKAGPRECEAKFRASRVARVRQTSSNCSSPAPNSVTGSCGGGGNLGLPIVNQNGVIETVKANYGFIKFGRNQRERAFFHANNVDRSLGRSIKNLPDVFTVDDKVRFNAKPSKKPSDKVKWEATTVYLSQKSGREGTFEDDESGNEVFMSDDESDIHDMLHDKDTSSCDRDIDESPALDYPDWDSCSTRADFSDTTSTQGKLDLVNSPLSGWEARQKVSSERGFFYPVSETEGTIKFGVNKANTASATVAVTFRDKEPLENLLWEVSDGQEVSFDAVDAGDNEWVATLVWIGQRPALPHVGDSEDIFNKIVNKGTDVDGEDANSVQEPADDFGQQPDFGRSSSLSPPRSVQPSVSIYENAEATVLKSMECIATCKVNESGVFRKIDFTSDCFYKDGTIFFGDLNEVLHQGSIVCLDYMVGVNRGGKEIVHFDVVWQGRRPRGVPQLSPEEFRKRLRRDGDTTNSINTFGDFEPEATTDMPRLRPQMQHTPIQGTHKSTGR, translated from the exons ATGCACCGTGAGCGCGCATGGCTTGCGCTTTCGGCCGCGCCTGTGGCTCGGTGCAGATGCTCTGGCTCGGTTGCTGCGCTCTTTCCTCGAGATTTCACCGCTTCTAGGCTGTGCTTTCCTGTCTCTTCTGCTCTAACCCTCTTTGTCCCCCTGCTGTGTCTTTCCTGTCTGTCGCTTCGCGGCATCAGCGCGCAAGCCATGTCTAGGCAACGGAGCAACTCTAGCGAGGCTATGGTGAAGTTTCTGAAGGACCGAGTAGAGTCTAACCAGGGAATCTCGCTTCAGAAGCTGACGGGCCACCTGTCCCAGCTGCCGTCCGACCTGCGCACCAAGTACGGCTGCTCCGTCAAGTCGCTCAAGATCTTCCTGCAGCAGTTCCCCAAGGTGTTCGTCATTCGCAACCAGAGTAACGTGTATGTGCGTACCAGAAGCCGACGCGCGACGACCGAGGAGGTGACCTCGCTGGAAGGCAGCATGGAGAGCTTCCAGACCTCCGCCTCGgaccgcgacgacgacgacgtgacGAGCCTGAGCAACGTCGTGGGCACTGTGTACCGGATCTTCAACGTGTACGGCTTCATCTCGGTCAAATACCCGATCAAGACGAGCGTCTACTTCGACGTCCAGGCCTTCGAGAACGCCGAGCACAGCAACTTGCCGTCGTCGGGGCTCCAGGTCAACGACACCGTCGTCCTGGACGCCAAGGCGGGACCCCGGGAGTGTGAGGCCAAGTTCAGGGCGAGCCGCGTTGCACGCGTCAGACAGACGTCGTCAAATTGCTCTTCACCGGCTCCCAACAGCGTCACCGGCAGCTGCGGTGGTGGTGGCAACTTGGGGTTGCCGATCGTCAACCAAAACGGCGTCATAGAGACTGTCAAGGCGAACTACGGATTCATCAAGTTCGGCCGCAACCAGAGGGAGCGCGCCTTCTTTCATGCCAACAACGTGGACAGGTCTCTGGGCAGGTCCATCAAGAACCTGCCAGACGTGTTCACCGTTGACGACAAAGTACGCTTCAATGCCAAGCCCAGCAAGAAGCCGTCCGATAAGGTCAAGTGGGAAGCCACTACGGTGTATCTGAGCCAGAAGTCGGGGCGGGAAGGGACCTTTGAGGATGATGAAAGTGGCAACGAGGTCTTCATGTCCGACGACGAGTCGGATATCCACGATATGCTTCACGACAAAGATACTAGCAGCTGTGACAGAGACATAGACGAATCTCCTGCCTTGGATTACCCGGACTGGGACTCATGCTCAACCAGGGCAGATTTCAGCGACACTACATCTACTCAAGGAAAGTTGGATCTAGTTAACTCGCCCCTGTCGGGATGGGAAGCCAGGCAGAAAGTTTCCAGCGAACGTGGCTTCTTTTACCCAGTATCCGAGACCGAAGGAACCATAAAGTTTGGCGTCAACAAGGCAAACACGGCTAGTGCGACAGTGGCCGTGACCTTCCGTGACAAGGAGCCGCTCGAAAATCTACTCTGGGAAGTTAGTGACGGGCAAGAAGTTAGCTTTGACGCCGTCGATGCAGGAGATAATGAGTGGGTTGCGACACTAGTGTGGATAGGGCAGAGGCCTGCACTGCCACACGTGGGCGACAGCGAAGACATTTTCAACAAGATTGTCAACAAAGGCACAGATGTTGACGGAGAAGACGCCAACAGTGTGCAGGAGCCTGCAGACGATTTTGGCCAACAGCCAGACTTCGGGCGGTCTTCCTCGCTATCCCCACCCCGTTCGGTCCAGCCGTCCGTCTCCATATACGAGAACGCCGAGGCTACGGTATTGAAAAGCATGGAGTGCATCGCGACATGCAAGGTCAACGAGTCTGGAGTCTTTAGGAAGATAGACTTTACAAGTGATTGTTTTTACAAAGATGGAACCATCTTCTTTGGTGACCTGAATGAAGTGCTTCATCAGGGGAGCATTGTCTGTCTCGACTATATGGTTGGTGTTAACAGAGGAGGCAAGGAAATCGTGCACTTTGACGTTGTCTGGCAAGGAAGGAGGCCGAGAGGCGTCCCACAGCTGAGTCCCGAAGAGTTCCGCAAGAGGCTCCGAAGGGATGGCGACACCACTAACAGCATCAACACTTTCGGAGACTTCGAGCCTGAAGC CACCACTGATATGCCACGTCTTCGACCGCAGATGCAACATACCCCGATCCAAGGCACGCACAAGTCGACCGGCAGATAG
- the LOC119407252 gene encoding uncharacterized protein LOC119407252 isoform X4 encodes MHRERAWLALSAAPVARCRCSGSVAALFPRDFTASRLCFPVSSALTLFVPLLCLSCLSLRGISAQAMSRQRSNSSEAMVKFLKDRVESNQGISLQKLTGHLSQLPSDLRTKYGCSVKSLKIFLQQFPKVFVIRNQSNVYVRTRSRRATTEEVTSLEGSMESFQTSASDRDDDDVTSLSNVVGTVYRIFNVYGFISVKYPIKTSVYFDVQAFENAEHSNLPSSGLQVNDTVVLDAKAGPRECEAKFRASRVARVRQTSSNCSSPAPNSVTGSCGGGGNLGLPIVNQNGVIETVKANYGFIKFGRNQRERAFFHANNVDRSLGRSIKNLPDVFTVDDKVRFNAKPSKKPSDKVKWEATTVYLSQKSGREGTFEDDESGNEVFMSDDESDIHDMLHDKDTSSCDRDIDESPALDYPDWDSCSTRADFSDTTSTQGKLDLVNSPLSGWEARQKVSSERGFFYPVSETEGTIKFGVNKANTASATVAVTFRDKEPLENLLWEVSDGQEVSFDAVDAGDNEWVATLVWIGQRPALPHVGDSEDIFNKIVNKGTDVDGEDANSVQEPADDFGQQPDFGRSSSLSPPRSVQPSVSIYENAEATVLKSMECIATCKVNESGVFRKIDFTSDCFYKDGTIFFGDLNEVLHQGSIVCLDYMVGVNRGGKEIVHFDVVWQGRRPRGVPQLSPEEFRKRLRRDGDTTNSINTFGDFEPEACNIPRSKARTSRPADSTYEFQ; translated from the exons ATGCACCGTGAGCGCGCATGGCTTGCGCTTTCGGCCGCGCCTGTGGCTCGGTGCAGATGCTCTGGCTCGGTTGCTGCGCTCTTTCCTCGAGATTTCACCGCTTCTAGGCTGTGCTTTCCTGTCTCTTCTGCTCTAACCCTCTTTGTCCCCCTGCTGTGTCTTTCCTGTCTGTCGCTTCGCGGCATCAGCGCGCAAGCCATGTCTAGGCAACGGAGCAACTCTAGCGAGGCTATGGTGAAGTTTCTGAAGGACCGAGTAGAGTCTAACCAGGGAATCTCGCTTCAGAAGCTGACGGGCCACCTGTCCCAGCTGCCGTCCGACCTGCGCACCAAGTACGGCTGCTCCGTCAAGTCGCTCAAGATCTTCCTGCAGCAGTTCCCCAAGGTGTTCGTCATTCGCAACCAGAGTAACGTGTATGTGCGTACCAGAAGCCGACGCGCGACGACCGAGGAGGTGACCTCGCTGGAAGGCAGCATGGAGAGCTTCCAGACCTCCGCCTCGgaccgcgacgacgacgacgtgacGAGCCTGAGCAACGTCGTGGGCACTGTGTACCGGATCTTCAACGTGTACGGCTTCATCTCGGTCAAATACCCGATCAAGACGAGCGTCTACTTCGACGTCCAGGCCTTCGAGAACGCCGAGCACAGCAACTTGCCGTCGTCGGGGCTCCAGGTCAACGACACCGTCGTCCTGGACGCCAAGGCGGGACCCCGGGAGTGTGAGGCCAAGTTCAGGGCGAGCCGCGTTGCACGCGTCAGACAGACGTCGTCAAATTGCTCTTCACCGGCTCCCAACAGCGTCACCGGCAGCTGCGGTGGTGGTGGCAACTTGGGGTTGCCGATCGTCAACCAAAACGGCGTCATAGAGACTGTCAAGGCGAACTACGGATTCATCAAGTTCGGCCGCAACCAGAGGGAGCGCGCCTTCTTTCATGCCAACAACGTGGACAGGTCTCTGGGCAGGTCCATCAAGAACCTGCCAGACGTGTTCACCGTTGACGACAAAGTACGCTTCAATGCCAAGCCCAGCAAGAAGCCGTCCGATAAGGTCAAGTGGGAAGCCACTACGGTGTATCTGAGCCAGAAGTCGGGGCGGGAAGGGACCTTTGAGGATGATGAAAGTGGCAACGAGGTCTTCATGTCCGACGACGAGTCGGATATCCACGATATGCTTCACGACAAAGATACTAGCAGCTGTGACAGAGACATAGACGAATCTCCTGCCTTGGATTACCCGGACTGGGACTCATGCTCAACCAGGGCAGATTTCAGCGACACTACATCTACTCAAGGAAAGTTGGATCTAGTTAACTCGCCCCTGTCGGGATGGGAAGCCAGGCAGAAAGTTTCCAGCGAACGTGGCTTCTTTTACCCAGTATCCGAGACCGAAGGAACCATAAAGTTTGGCGTCAACAAGGCAAACACGGCTAGTGCGACAGTGGCCGTGACCTTCCGTGACAAGGAGCCGCTCGAAAATCTACTCTGGGAAGTTAGTGACGGGCAAGAAGTTAGCTTTGACGCCGTCGATGCAGGAGATAATGAGTGGGTTGCGACACTAGTGTGGATAGGGCAGAGGCCTGCACTGCCACACGTGGGCGACAGCGAAGACATTTTCAACAAGATTGTCAACAAAGGCACAGATGTTGACGGAGAAGACGCCAACAGTGTGCAGGAGCCTGCAGACGATTTTGGCCAACAGCCAGACTTCGGGCGGTCTTCCTCGCTATCCCCACCCCGTTCGGTCCAGCCGTCCGTCTCCATATACGAGAACGCCGAGGCTACGGTATTGAAAAGCATGGAGTGCATCGCGACATGCAAGGTCAACGAGTCTGGAGTCTTTAGGAAGATAGACTTTACAAGTGATTGTTTTTACAAAGATGGAACCATCTTCTTTGGTGACCTGAATGAAGTGCTTCATCAGGGGAGCATTGTCTGTCTCGACTATATGGTTGGTGTTAACAGAGGAGGCAAGGAAATCGTGCACTTTGACGTTGTCTGGCAAGGAAGGAGGCCGAGAGGCGTCCCACAGCTGAGTCCCGAAGAGTTCCGCAAGAGGCTCCGAAGGGATGGCGACACCACTAACAGCATCAACACTTTCGGAGACTTCGAGCCTGAAGC ATGCAACATACCCCGATCCAAGGCACGCACAAGTCGACCGGCAGATAGTACTTACGAGTTTCAGTAG